Sequence from the Angustibacter luteus genome:
GACGAGGTAGACCTCCCACAGCGGTCGCGCCCGGTCGAGCGGACGCGACTGCACCCGGGCCACGAGCTCGCTGAGCTGCTCGTCCGAGCCCGGCCGCGGCAGCCCTGACCGGCGCACGTGGTACGTCAGGTCGAAGGCCTCGTCGTCCACCCAGACCGGGTTGGCGAGGCGGCCGGGGACGGTCCGGATCCGCTGGCGGTAGCGCGGCACGTAGGCGATCCGCGCCGCGACCAGGCGCAGCAGCCGGTCGTAGTCGAAGCCGTCGTCCGGTGGCGTGAAGATCGCCACCGAGCCGACGTGCATCGCCGTCGTCGGTTCCTCCAGGTAGAGGAACGACGCGTCGAGGGCGCTCAGCCGGTCCGGCACCCACTCATCGTGCCACTAGCGACACCTACACTGCTGGTATGCCTAGGACCTGGCGGCGTGCCGCCCGCTGCACCGTTGCGCCCGCGAGCGCCCTGCTCGTCGTCGTGGCGCTGTCCGCGTGCAGCTCCGGCGATGACGCGAGCGCGCCCACGTCGTCCGCCACGGCCACGGTCCCGACCTCCGAGAGTGCGTCCCCGAGCGGGTCGGCGAGCCCCTCGCCGACCCCCTCGCCGACCGCCTCGGTGAAGACGATCGAGATCACGGTCAACGGCAAGGACGTCACGCCGGCGCCGGCCCGGGTGAAGATCGCGCCGGGCGAGACGCTGCGGCTGGTGGTGACCGCGGACCACGACGACGAGCTGCACGCGCACGGCTTCGACGTCGAGAAGGAGCTGAAGGCGGGGGTGCCGACGGCGGTCGACCTGGTCACCGACGAGCCGGGGCTGTACGAGGTCGAGACCCACCACCCCGAGCTGCGGCTGCTCCAGGTGCAGGTGGGGTGAGGTCCTCCGCGCCGGGTGCGCTGCTCGCGCACGGGGTCGGCAGCCGCCAGGACCTCCCGCTGCCGTTCGAGCTCGCGGTAGCGGGCGCGGCGGCCGCCCTGGTCGTCTCGTTCGTGCTGCTGGCAGTGCTGTGGCGGGAGCCGCGGATCGACGGCGCGCGGGCTGGACGCCCGCTGCCACGCTGGCTGGCGCTGGTGCTGGACTCGCGGCTGACCCGGACGCTGCTGGCGGCCGTAGGCGCGGTGGTGACGCTGTACGTGCTGGTGCCGTTGCTGTTCGGCAAGGACGACGCGGACAACCCGGTGCCGTTCGTGGTGTTCGTGCTGCTCTGGGTCGGGCTGGTACCGCTGTCGGTGCTGTTCGGTCCGGTGTGGCGGCGGCTGAACCCGTTGCGGCACCTGCACTCCGGGGTGCTGCGGCTGGCCCGGCTGGACCCGGGCGAGGGAGCGCTGCCGCTGCCCGCGGGCATCGGGTACTGGCCGGCCGCGGTCGGTCTGCTGGCGTTCACCTGGCTGGAGCTGGTGGCGCCGGACAACGCGACCCTGCCGGTGCTGCGGCTGGCCATCACCCTCTACGCGGCCGTGCAGCTCCTGGCCGGGTTCGTGTTCGGCTCGCACTGGTTCGACCGCGGGGACGCCTTCGAGGTGTGGTCGGCGCTGTTCGGGCGGTTGAGCGTGTTCGGACGGCGGGACGACGGGGTGCTCGTGGTGCGCTCGCCGCTGGCCGGGCTGGACGCGCTGCGTCCCGCGCCGGGGCTGGTCGCGACCGTCGCGGTGATGCTCGGGACGACGGCCTACGACGGGGCGTCGAACGCGCCGCGGTGGTTCACGTTCGTGCAGAGCTCGCCGGTGCCGCAGGTGCTGACGAAGACCGGTGGCCTGGTGCTCGTGGTCGCGCTGGTGGGCCTGCTGTTCACCGTGGCGACGGCGCTGGCCGGGCGGATCGGCGGCGCGGCGCCGTCCGCGATGCCCCGGCAGTTCGCGCACTCGCTGGTGCCGGTCGCGCTGGGCTACGTGGTCGCGCACTACTGGTCCCTGCTGGTCCTGGAGGGCCAGAACGCCTTCATCCTGCTCAGCGACCCGCTGGGTGACGGCGGGAACTGGCTGGGGCTCAGCGACCGGGCCCCGAACGCGGCCCTGCTGACCCCGCACCTGGTGGCGACGGTGCAGGTGTGTGCGATCGTGCTCGGCCATGTCGTGGGGGTGGTGCTGGCGCACGACCGGGCGGTGCGGCTGTTCCCGCGCCGGCACGCCCTGGTCGGTCAGCTGCCGCTGTTGGCGCTGATGGTGACGTACACCTGCGGCGGGCTGTTCCTGCTGTTCGCCGCCTGACTAGCGGCCCGCGACCACCAGGTACCCGTCGGCCTCGGGGTCGAAGGTGGTCGTCCCGACCGTGAGCCCGACGTCCGCCAGCTGCGCCACGAGCTCCTCGTACCGGAACGGCCAGATGGACAACCGCTCCGAGCACGCCCGGACCGACCCGTCGGGCTCGAGCTGTGCGACGGCGATCTCCAGGTGGTGCTCTTGCTCCCACCGCTGCGCGATCTGCCAGGAGTAGGCGACGACCGCATCGCGCCCACGTCGGCGGACGACGCGGTCCCAGACGTCCAACCGGGAGCCGCGGGATCGCTCGAGCTCCCACGTGCGTGACGTGAGCACGAGGCGCCCGCCGGGATTCAGGAGCCGTGCCATCGCGGCCAGGGCGGCTGACCGGCCGGCCGCGCCCTCCGCATGCCCCAGCGAGTTGCCGACGCAGAAGACCAGGTCGAACGTGGAGTCGTCGAGGTGGTCCGGCAGCTCCTCCCAGGCGGCGTGCAGGGCCTGCAGCGGAGCACCCTCGTCGTCAGCCAGCTCCTGGGTCCGGCGGACCATCCCACCGCTGGCGTCGGCCGCGACCACGTCCAGGCCGAGCCCGGCGAGGCCCACCGCGAGCTGGCCGGTTCCACAGGCGCAGTCGAGGACGCGCGCGCCGGGTGGCAGCGACGTCAAGAGGTCACTGAAGGCCGCGGCTGCCCCGGCCGGCGTCATCTTGGCGTCCGGGATCAGCCACTCGTACACGTCGGGGAGCGACCCGTAACCGGCCAGCGTGACCACCTCCGAGAACTGAGCCCTGCATCGGCAGCCAACCATCCCCGGTCCCGCTACCTCCATCGGATTTCCGACGGCCGCCGCTTGCCTCGGTCGCGCGTCAGGCGTCCGGGCCCAGGTCGAGCTCGAAGACGGCCTCGAGCTCGAGCCGGGTCTGGTCGTAGGACTCGTGCAGCACCCCGACCATGCCGACCTCGACGGCGGCGCGGATGTTCGGGGACAGGTCGTCGACCATCACGGCCTGGGCCGGGTCGAGGTCGATCAGCGCGAGGGTGTGCTGGTAGATCCGGTGCTCGGGCTTGCGCATGCCGACCTCGCCGGAGATGACGACGGCGTCGAAGATCGTGTCCCAGCCCTCGCGCGGGTAGTCGTTGCCCCAGGAGTTCGACAGCAGGGCGGTGCGCAGCCCCTGTGCCTTGGCCCGGCGCACCAGGCCGATCATGGACTCCTCGACCAGCTCGAGCCCGGCGAACATCCGGCCGAGCAGGCCCTCCGCCCGCACCGTCGAGCCGTGCTCCGAGAGCGCCGCCGCGAGGCGCTGCTCGAACTCGGGCACCTCGAGCTCGCCGCGCTCGAGGGCGTGCACGGGGTTGACTGCCGGGTCGACCGCGTCCGGCCCGATCCAGGTGCGCAGCGCGGCCAGGTAGTGCCCGTAGTCGATGCCCTCGGCGGCGGCCCAGTCCGTGAAGGCGTCGGCGATCCCCGCAGTCAGCACGCCACCCCAGTCGACCACGAGACCGATCGGTCGCTCGGACGCCGACCCCTGGGCTCGCGCTGGCTGTGTCGAGTCGGTCGGGGCGGCCACGGCGCCATCCTAGGCGGCTCCCTCGGGACGAGAGCTGGACGACCACGACATCGAGGTGTAGCCGGCCACTGCCTCGAAGCCCGCGTCGGCGTAGAGGTCCCGGGCGGTCCTGTTGTCTGCCTCCGTCACCAGCGACACCCGGTTCGCGCCGTGCGCCTGGGCGGCACTGCACACGCTGTTGACCAGGGCCTTGCCCACCCCGAGCCGACGGTGCTCAGGTGCGACGAAGAGGTCTCGCAGCTGCCAGAAGTGGCCAAGTCGCTGGGATGCTGGGGTCGGCGCGACCAGGGCGAGGCCGGCGGTCTCGGTCCCCAGCTTCGCGAGGAACCCGATCAGGGCGCCAGAGTCCAGCTGCTGCCGCAGCCACGTCCCGGACCCGGCGGGATCCGGCCGCTCGCCGTAGTGCTGTCGGTACTCGTCGAACAGACGCACCAGCTGCCCCGTCGGCGCGCTGACCTGGCTGACGTCGATGCCTGGAGCGCTCACACCGAAATCGTAGAGGGGCCCGGTGGCACCCGTTCCATCACTCAGACCGTCAGCTGCTGGTCCTCGCGCGGGCGGTCCGGCTCGCCGGCCGCGAGCCGGAGCACCAGGTCCTGCAGGGCCTGCCGGATGGGGCTGCCGCGGCCGTGCTCGGCCAACGTCCGACCGTTCAGCATCGCCGCGTCCAGCGAGGCCTGGTCGTGCACGACGAGGACGGGATGGCTGA
This genomic interval carries:
- a CDS encoding class I SAM-dependent methyltransferase is translated as MAGYGSLPDVYEWLIPDAKMTPAGAAAAFSDLLTSLPPGARVLDCACGTGQLAVGLAGLGLDVVAADASGGMVRRTQELADDEGAPLQALHAAWEELPDHLDDSTFDLVFCVGNSLGHAEGAAGRSAALAAMARLLNPGGRLVLTSRTWELERSRGSRLDVWDRVVRRRGRDAVVAYSWQIAQRWEQEHHLEIAVAQLEPDGSVRACSERLSIWPFRYEELVAQLADVGLTVGTTTFDPEADGYLVVAGR
- a CDS encoding HAD family phosphatase; this encodes MAAPTDSTQPARAQGSASERPIGLVVDWGGVLTAGIADAFTDWAAAEGIDYGHYLAALRTWIGPDAVDPAVNPVHALERGELEVPEFEQRLAAALSEHGSTVRAEGLLGRMFAGLELVEESMIGLVRRAKAQGLRTALLSNSWGNDYPREGWDTIFDAVVISGEVGMRKPEHRIYQHTLALIDLDPAQAVMVDDLSPNIRAAVEVGMVGVLHESYDQTRLELEAVFELDLGPDA
- a CDS encoding GNAT family N-acetyltransferase, producing the protein MSAPGIDVSQVSAPTGQLVRLFDEYRQHYGERPDPAGSGTWLRQQLDSGALIGFLAKLGTETAGLALVAPTPASQRLGHFWQLRDLFVAPEHRRLGVGKALVNSVCSAAQAHGANRVSLVTEADNRTARDLYADAGFEAVAGYTSMSWSSSSRPEGAA